The proteins below are encoded in one region of Epinephelus lanceolatus isolate andai-2023 chromosome 7, ASM4190304v1, whole genome shotgun sequence:
- the mtus1a gene encoding microtubule-associated tumor suppressor 1 homolog A isoform X3 has protein sequence MLWSPRLSLSNFHVRLTAKGLLRNIQVLSGCQKNTVVFQAVDKNKPKASSRQQHPQQQASQPSQRSGPAYVVPASVSEEGRKDEGIQQFRDLLAASNRGFEAVAVVLQQALTERDVATKQCRDLSQELVNLRGELVSSIQSSERLEKEKDELRVALEDALQKLQEQHQQDLAELEERLQAYYQAEWDKAHLTYQEETDKCKTLMQQQIGELKSNHESMKLELESSHTEQLQAIKQKYEKSLEELNKVHSEELQSLEKTLKETGAALSGRIEELTVENNALIEKLTAEESRRKQLAEKSQDSHTLYLEQELESLKVVLDIKNNQLHQQEKKLMEIEKLTEKNVKLDESLKKVQQENEDLKARMERHYALSRQLSTEQAVLQESLQKESKVNKRLSMENEELMWKLHNGDLSSPRKVSPTSTSPSHSFSLQSPRSSGMFSSPPVSPR, from the exons TGGACAAGAACAAACCCAAGGCCAGCTCCCGCCAGCAGCACCCTCAGCAGCAAGCGTCCCAACCAAGCCAGCGTAGTGGACCTGCATATGTGGTGCCAGCAAGTGTCAGCGAGGAAGGGAGAAAGGACGAGGGCATCCAGCAGTTCAGAGACCTCCTGGCAGCTAGTAACCGTGGATTTGAGGCTGTTGCTGTCGTCTTGCAGCAAGCTTTGACTGAG CGTGATGTAGCCACAAAGCAGTGCAGGGATCTGTCCCAGGAGCTGGTCAACCTTCGAGGAGAGCTGG TTTCCTCCATCCAGTCCTCTGAACGGCTAGAGAAGGAGAAGGATGAGTTGCGTGTCGCTCTGGAGGAtgcactgcaaaaactgcaggAGCAGCACCAACAGGACCTggcagagctggaggagagactACAGGCCTACTACCAGGCTGAGTGGGACAAGGCCCACCTCACCTACCAGGAGGAAACTGACAAGTGCAAGACTCTCATGCAACAGCAG ATTGGAGAACTTAAATCCAATCATGAATCCATGAAGCTGGAACTAGAGAGCAGCCACACAGAGCAGCTGCAGGCTATTAAACAGAAGTATGAAAAGTCACTGGAAG AGCTCAACaaagtccacagtgaggagctGCAGTCTTTGGAAAAAACTTTGAAAGAGACAGGAGCTGCTCTGTCT GGACGGATTGAAGAGCTGACTGTGGAAAACAACGCTCTAATTGAGAAGCTAACTgcagaggagagcaggaggaaacagctgGCCGAAAAGAGTCAG GACTCCCACACGCTGTATCTGGAGCAGGAGTTGGAGAGTCTCAAAGTGGTGCTGGATATCAAAAACAATCAGCTCCACCAGCAGGAAAAGAAGCTGATGGAGATAGAAAAACTG ACAGAGAAAAATGTGAAGTTGGATGAGAGCCTTAAGAAGGTCCAGCAGGAGAATGAGGACCTGAAAGCCCGAATGGAAAGACATTATGCACTGTCAAG acagctgtcaaCAGAGCAGGCGGTGCTGCAGGAGTCCCTTCAGAAGGAGTCCAAGGTGAACAAGCGCCTGTCGATGGAGAACGAGGAGCTGATGTGGAAGCTCCACAACGGAGACCTGAGTAGCCCCCGCAAGGTGtcccccacctccacctcacCCTCCCACTCCTTCAGCCTCCAATCACCTCGCAGCTCTGGCATGTTCTCCAGCCCTCCTGTCTCACCCAGATAA
- the pdgfrl gene encoding platelet-derived growth factor receptor-like protein encodes MKLWFVLCLALLWVELQNGDCQQVKRRKDVGENRIRPGGKRMKMRHPKLKDGGGKGQSLLTQVLDKGHFLRLGQSTNLTPGKNIELRCKGNSIGWSYPTYLDTFNDSRLSIKQSDKYSQLILTLPSAADTGPYSCWVIVCDGTECEKDHERSYVSYIYFTDKDNLFVPSTIHFEIVYLRPDRPAVVPCRVTDPQAMVSLHREVPPEEIIANGTQVTYDPTKGFVLQNPSPEHQGVFYCKAVTKGTPQISTKYQLLYVEVPSGAPFVSLESSPESVRGGDNVNLTCTVLGEPEVDVSFTWSYPGQGHRPVHIQTSWRLVNRGMSHTTRVTQSVMTVEDMETIDFGNYICKAKNQHGETIVTTDIISK; translated from the exons ATGAAACTCTGGTTTGTGCTTTGCCTGGCACTGCTCTGGGTGGAGCTCCAAAATG GCGACTGCCAACAAGTCAAGCGGAGAAAAGATGTAGGAGAGAACCGCATCCGTCCAGGGGGGAAGCGGATGAAGATGCGACACCCCAAATTAAAAGATGGAGGAGGGAAAGGTCAGTCCCTGTTGACCCAGGTTTTAGATAAGGGACACTTCTTGCGCCTGGGCCAGAGCACAAACCTGACTCCTGGGAAGAACATCGAGCTGCGTTGCAAAGGCAATTCTATCGGCTGGTCATACCCGACTTACCTGGACACCTTCAATGACTCACGCCTCAG CATCAAGCAGAGTGACAAGTACAGTCAGCTGATCTTGACGTTGCCCTCTGCTGCTGACACGGGGCCCTACAGCTGCTGGGTGATAGTGTGTGATGGCACAGAGTGTGAGAAGGACCACGAACGCAGCTACGTCTCATACATCTATTTCACAG ACAAAGACAACCTCTTCGTCCCCTCTACCATCCACTTTGAGATTGTGTACCTGCGCCCGGACAGGCCCGCTGTGGTGCCGTGCCGTGTGACCGACCCACAGGCCATGGTGTCCCTGCACAGAGAAGTCCCTCCAGAGGAGATCATAGCCAACGGGACACAGGTGACCTATGACCCCACCAAGGGGTTTGTCCTGCAGAACCCCAGCCCAGAGCATCAGGGGGTCTTCTACTGCAAGGCTGTGACAAAGGGCACCCCTCAGATCTCCACTAAGTACCAGCTGCTCTATGTGGAGG TTCCTAGCGGGGCACCATTTGTGAGCCTTGAATCTTCTCCAGAGTCGGTGAGAGGAGGCGACAACGTCAATCTGACGTGCACAGTGCTGGGGGAGCCGGAGGTGGACGTGAGCTTTACCTGGTCTTATCCTGGTCAG GGCCACCGCCCAGTTCACATCCAAACTTCCTGGAGGTTGGTTAACAGAGGTATGAGCCACACCACGCGGGTCACCCAGAGCGTCATGACTGTGGAAGACATGGAAACCATCGACTTTGGGAACTACATCTGTAAAGCCAAAAACCAGCACGGTGAGACAATTGTGACAACCGACATCATCTCCAAATAG